A window of the Tiliqua scincoides isolate rTilSci1 chromosome 5, rTilSci1.hap2, whole genome shotgun sequence genome harbors these coding sequences:
- the LOC136652594 gene encoding olfactory receptor 10A2-like: MIWPNQTMVNEFILLAFSSLGQLQILLFFVFLIAYLFTVMGNFLIVLLTNIDKTLHSPMYFFLQTLSFAEVGFISSIVPKMLVNLLSEEKTISFLGCRAQIHFVFFFGAVECYILIVMAYDRFVAICNPLRYAVVMNRKLYVLLVTAGWVIAFLIGTIQSSWVLSFPFCGSNTIFHFFCDAPPILHLSCTDTYRYELFSLIITFVALFCPFLLILFSYIHIVQTILRMSSVEGRRKAFATCSSYIIVVTLFYGSASLTHFSPKSDSSPGNRYLLSLSYIVFTPMLNPIIYSLRNKEGKVALSRLIRKQKF; this comes from the coding sequence ATGATCTGGCCTAATCAGACTATGGTTAATGAGTTCATACTTTTGGCATTTTCCAGTTTAGGCCAGTTACAAATTCTTCTCTTCTTTGTCTTCCTTATCGCTTATTTGTTTACAGTGATGGGAAACTTTCTCATTGTTTTGCTCACAAACATTGACAAAACCTTGCACTCTCCAATGTACTTTTTCCTCCAAACTCTATCCTTTGCTGAAGTTGGCTTCATATCCAGTATTGTCCCTAAGATGCTTGTGAACCTTCTTTCAGAAGAAAAGACAATTTCTTTTTTAGGATGCAGGGCACAGATTCATTTTGTCTTCTTCTTCGGGGCCGTGGAGTGCTACATCTTAATAGTCATGGCGTATGACCGCTTTGTAGCCATATGCAACCCTCTAAGATATGCAGTGGTAATGAACAGAAAGTTATATGTGCTACTGGTCACAGCAGGATGGGTCATAGCATTCCTTATAGGGACTATACAGAGCAGTTGGGTTCTCAGTTTTCCATTCTGTGGGTCCAACACCATTTTTCATTTCTTCTGTGATGCTCCACCAATTTTACACTTATCCTGCACAGACACATACAGATATGAGCTATTTTCCCTCATCATCACTTTTGTAGCTCTGTTTTGTCCTTTTTTACTGATCCTGTTCTCCTACATCCATATTGTTCAGACAATCCTGAGAATGTCTTCGGTGGAAGGGAGACGGAAAGCTTTCGCCACTTGTTCCTCTTATATTATCGTAGTGACTCTGTTCTATGGCTCAGCCAGTCTAACTCACTTTAGCCCCAAGTCAGATTCTTCCCCAGGAAACAGATATTTACTATCCCTCTCTTACATTGTCTTCACTCCCATGTTAAATCCCATCAtctacagcctgagaaacaagGAGGGGAAGGTTGCCCTAAGCAGGTTGATCAGGAAGCAAAAGTTTTGA
- the LOC136652595 gene encoding olfactory receptor 10A5-like: MSWPNQTMVNEFILLGFSNLGQLQILLFVVFLLAYLVTVMGNTLIILLTSIDPALHSPMYFFLRNLSIAEVGFISTIVPKMLVNLLSEEKTISFLGCRAQIYFVFFFGAMECYILIVMAYDRFVAICNPLRYTVIMNRRLCVLLVTAVWVSGFPIGTIQSTWILSFPFCGSNTISHFFCDAPPILYLSCVDTFRFELFSLIGTCINVLCPFLLILVSYIRIVGTILRMPLVDGRRKVFSTCSSHIIVVTLFYGSASLTHFRPKSSSSPGNRYLLSLSYIVFTPMLNPIIYSLRNKEMKGAFSRLIRKKSC; encoded by the coding sequence ATGTCCTGGCCTAATCAGACTATGGTCAATGAATTCATACTTTTGGGGTTCTCCAATCTAGGCCAGCTTCAGATTCTCCTCTTTGTTGTCTTTCTGTTGGCTTATTTGGTTACTGTGATGGGAAACACTCTCATTATCTTGCTAACAAGCATCGACCCAGCCTTGCACTCCCCAATGTACTTTTTTCTCCGAAACCTATCAATTGCTGAAGTTGGCTTCATATCCACAATCGTCCCTAAGATGCTGGTGAACCTTCTTTCAGAGGAAAAAACTATTTCCTTCTTAGGATGCAGGGCACAGATCTATTTTGTCTTCTTCTTTGGGGCCATGGAGTGCTACATCTTAATAGTCATGGCATATGACCGCTTTGTAGCCATATGCAATCCTCTAAGATATACAGTCATAATGAACAGACGGCTGTGTGTGCTACTGGTCACAGCTGTATGGGTCTCCGGGTTCCCTATAGGGACTATACAAAGTACATGGATACTCAGTTTTCCATTCTGTGGGTCCAACACCATTtcccatttcttctgtgatgctCCACCAATTTTGTACTTATCCTGTGTAGACACATTCCGTTTTGAACTTTTTTCCCTCATAGGAACCTGCATAAATGTACTGTGTCCCTTCCTTCTGATTCTTGTCTCTTACATCCGTATTGTTGGCACGATCTTGAGAATGCCTTTGGTGGATGGGAGACGGAAAGTTTTCTCTACCTGTTCCTCGCATATCATTGTAGTGACTCTGTTCTATGGCTCAGCCAGTCTGACTCACTTTCGACCCAAGTCAAGTTCTTCCCCAGGAAACAGATATTTACTATCCCTCTCTTACATTGTCTTCACCCCCATGCTGAACCCCATCATCTacagcttgagaaacaaggaGATGAAAGGTGCCTTCAGCAGGTTGATCAGGAAGAAAAGCTGTTGA
- the LOC136652596 gene encoding olfactory receptor 10A7-like, which translates to MTWHNQTTFNVFILWGFSSLGQFQILLFVIFLIVYLFSVVGNFLIIFLVIIDRTLQYPMYFFLQNLSFAELGFVSNIVPKMLVNLLSEKKTISFLGCGAQIYFVFFFGTMECYILTVMAYDRFVAICNPLRYTVVMNRNVCVLLVIVGWTLGVCVGIIQSTWVLSFPFCRSNTLFHFFCDIPPILPLACTDTYRYELFYLIITFVVAFCPLLLILTSYIHIVHTILRMPSVEGRRKAFSTCSSHIIVVTLFYGSVSLTHIRFKSVSSAEKKHFLSLSYIICTPMLNPIIYSLRNKEVQGALSRLVRKKMC; encoded by the coding sequence ATGACCTGGCACAATCAGACCACATTCAATGTGTTCATACTTTGGGGGTTTTCCAGTCTAGGCCAGTTCCAGATTCTTCTTTTTGTTATCTTTCTGATAGTCTACTTGTTTAGTGTGGTGGGAAACTTTCTCATTATCTTCCTAGTCATCATTGACAGAACCCTGCAGTACCCTATGtactttttcctccaaaatttatCATTTGCAGAACTTGGCTTTGTATCAAATATTGTCCCTAAAATGCTTGTGAACCTTCTTTCAGAGAAAAAGACTATATCCTTCTTAGGATGTGGAGCACAGATATACTTTGTCTTCTTCTTTGGGACCATGGAGTGCTACATATTGACCGTCATGGCATATGACCGCTTTGTGGCCATATGCAATCCTTTAAGATACACAGTTGTAATGAACCGAAATGTATGTGTGCTACTTGTGATAGTAGGATGGACTTTAGGTGTCTGTGTTGGGATTATACAGAGTACATGGGTGCTCTCTTTTCCATTCTGCAGGTCCAACACCCTGttccatttcttctgtgatattCCACCAATTCTACCCTTGGCCTGTACAGATACATACAGATATGAACTATTTTATCTCATAATAACCTTTGTAGTTGCATTTTGCCCCTTGCTATTGATCCTAACCTCCTACATCCATATTGTTCACACGATCCTGAGAATGCCTTCAGTGGAAGGGAGAcggaaagccttctccacttgttCTTCGCACATCATCGTAGTGACTCTGTTTTACGGCTCAGTCAGTTTGACTCACATTCGATTCAAGTCGGTCTCTTCCGCAGAAAAGAAACACTTTCTATCCCTTTCCTACATTATTTGTACTCCCATGTTAAATCCCATCATCTACAGCTTGCGAAACAAGGAGGTGCAGGGCGCCCTTAGCAGACTGGTCAGAAAGAAAATGTGTTGA